From one Marmota flaviventris isolate mMarFla1 chromosome 1, mMarFla1.hap1, whole genome shotgun sequence genomic stretch:
- the Cav2 gene encoding caveolin-2, which produces MGLETEKADVQLFMDDDAYSHHSSVDYADPEKFVDSGQDRDPHRLNSHLKLGFEDVIAEPVTTHSFDKVWICSHALFEISKYVIYKFLTVFLAIPLAFAAGILFATLSCLHIWIIMPFVKTCLMVLPSVQTIWKSVTDVIIAPLYTSIGRCFSSVNLQLSKD; this is translated from the exons ATGGGGCTGGAGACCGAGAAGGCGGACGTGCAGCTCTTCATGGACGACGACGCCTACAGCCACCACAGCAGCGTCGACTACGCAGACCCCGAGAAGTTCGTAGACTCGGGCCAGGACCGGGATCCCCACCGGCTTAATTCCCATCTCAAG CTAGGCTTTGAGGATGTGATCGCAGAGCCTGTGACTACGCACTCCTTCGACAAGGTGTGGATCTGCAGCCATGCCCTCTTTGAAATCAGCAAATACGTGATCTACAAATTCCTGACCGTGTTCCTGGCCATCCCCTTGGCCTTTGCTGCGGGAATTCTCTTTGCCACACTCAGCTGTCTGCACATCTG GATTATAATGCCTTTTGTAAAGACCTGCCTGATGGTTCTACCTTCAGTGCAGACAATATGGAAGAGTGTGACAGATGTTATCATTGCCCCATTGTATACAAGCATTGGACGCTGCTTCTCTTCTGTCAATTTGCAACTGAGCAAGGACTGA